In Oreochromis niloticus isolate F11D_XX unplaced genomic scaffold, O_niloticus_UMD_NMBU tig00008680_pilon, whole genome shotgun sequence, the genomic window cggctgcacgaccgtggcgctgctgagatggtgctccaaaccatcagtgctagtaaaggtaagtcttgcctatcgccccctactctttactgtaactcagcggtggcaaatatattatggcccttgtgatagaaccaggctgtccaatccctatgcctgcttactcattgatgtgttaaaagtaatttgttctgGATATGACTGTTTGGGAGCCTATTCTTAGATTCACCGTTTCACACTAATTCACAATTtgatgatatttgatgtttttatcacctgtgcaaagttgtacttggcaacagtttgtgtcttgctgtgcgtctgtttccttttgacacatttctaagtttgaacatttagtatgtatgcacagaggtgttgcttgatgagtacacacacagacattacaatatagaagtgtggtttaaagataaaaaaacaaaaacaaaactgattagttgtgaattaattttcccttttatggAGCAGAAAACGTTACTGGATGCTAGCTAATAGGCTACATTTGgatgtcaaatatttatagggggaaaaatggaaattatggatatgaaataaaatgtctctttgttgCTTAACCTGCAGGTTGTCAGGTCTCTGGCCCCTGGGAGAGTGAAGACCTGGACAGTTTGTCAGAGCTGGTCCAGGATATCCGTCTTTGCTCTCAGGCCCTCAACAAGCTGGACCGACAGACCTTGAAGCAGAGCTGGGACAGGACTCAGTCACACGGACACTTTCTCGACCGAAACTCCAAGTGCCTCCTCTCCGCCACCTCCACTTGAGGGTGGGAGGTGTGATGATGTCGGCAGAACTTTGCTTCTGATGTCTACTCTTTATCACTGACGGTGGATTTTGAGCCAGTGTTCATAATAAAAGTGgtcatttttataaacattttgtttagtgaggctacaccaaaaagaaacaagataaaaccaaaataaagtgacatgctgtccaccaacaatctgttgatagcttgtgttttatgcatttttgtctgccttatttatacatgtaaagcTCTGTATCTGTATAAAGAGTTTGTGTTAGTGTGCGAGAGGTTTTGTGTCGCAATTGGtcctgttttaataaataaataataaataaataaagtttcatttatatagcacctttcaagacagaatcacaaagtgctgcacataaaattacaagtcataaaaagatttaaaaagactaaataaaacaggcaaaaaattaaccaaaagcagttttaaaaaggtgagttttgagttgtgttttaaaaacagctactgagtccacagttcttaatgcttggggagagagttccacagtctaggggccacagtggcaaaagctctatcacccttagtcctcctcttagtatttttttatagcaagtaagcccagatcagatgacctcaaagacctgctggggacataaggctgtagcagatcaaagatgtaggcaggtgccagtccatgcacagctctgtaggtcaagaccaggatcttaaaatcgactctaaatttaacaggaagccagtgtaactgagataacaacggtgtcacatgtgagtacttggaggattttgtcaaaagcctagctgcagcgttttgcacaacctgcagacgatccagagaacctttgctaagacacataaacagcgaattgcaataatccaagcgtgacgagataaatgcatgtatagcaatctccagttcagatcgagataaattcgggcttagcctagccacatttcttgaatgataaaaacaagaccgaaccagagatttcacatgcccatccaatgtgaaactggagtcaaaggtgacacctaaattcctgacagaggatttaacatagagtgagggaggaccaagggctttcactatctgcgataggaatctatcaggggcgcatacgaggactttggttttcccctcgttgagctggaggaaatttgcagccgtcctacgtttgatcaaatctaagcaatcattcagacgctgaagcttagataaatcctcgggcataaaagaaatgtacaactgaatatcatcagcataacaatgataagaaatgtcctcaaaagagcccattatatgctggaggggaagaagataaattaaaaacaataaaggccccaaaactgacccttgagggacaccataagtaagggaggtagaggatgacctaaaatcggagactgccacagaaaaggatcggtgatggagataagaggagaaccactctaatgcagttccagatacacaacccattttttcagcctttcaatgaggatgtgatggtcagctgtgtcgaaagctgatgtgaggtccaacatgagtagaacagagcattttcctgcatcattatccatcaagatatcacttgagaccctaagaagagctgtctccgtggaatgaaactgacgaaaaccggactgaaacttatcgtaaatgccatgtttatctagagctgccataagttgcttattatattttgtaggatttgatttaaaaaaacacaaacacaattaaagtaaccaacgatgctatacgttgacattgttctttcactgtaagaatcagcaggctatggtgaataatcacagcgattttcaggtctctgaagaaatctatctaggagctatgacagtgtaaagacaccctgcaattttaaatgtgcggcgacatttgaatgaggcgcgtaccagtagagggagccaacgcaccacgaatggtgcacagccacagatgagctttgtgtcatttatttgtgacatgcaggattgtccgcaaagaaatgtggataagttgtaaatcaaaagctaaagagctcattgcagctgtcattttcactgaagtctccatagactttgaatggggacgtttctgactttgtgttgcttggaggccatttgcgagaaaacggcaactcctgcgataatgacggtggcattttgtgaaaggcaagaaaaatacctacgttttgatgtataatttgtgttaatgaaggcaaaattgagcgtttgttcagacgtgaagaagagattgagaaagCGACAATGCCTGGCGTGTTTGGCGGTGGTAGCAAGGCTAAGAAGCAATATTGAGGTAAAAGTTGAGGGATTTTGGGACAGCggtaaaaaggcagagagagcccgtctataggctcgcctgtaggcttctaagcaagcgtagcaggtgaatttcagagccagggactattattgtttgtttggtatGTATCCCCAACAAATGGTCCGCATGGGATTCGAACCACTGCCCCCTGTCTTCAATCTCCGCCATAGGGCCTGTCACTTTCCCATGAGCCACGAGGGCGGCCAATGGAATGGGCGCAATTCTGGtatatttatcttcttctttttttttttttttttttttttttttagctcgatagctagccgggagctccagggccactgaagccgccgagaacggcacaactcccggcacgtcattttcagatcaccgcggactttcgctactctggttaaacgtaagtcacttagacaagctagaaatgatattgtttggcttttttcagtgttttatttgttcgtcagtaaatcggtttggctgagattaaagtgattagattagataaaataaaactttattaatccccgggtgggttcctccttggttttctcacagctgaccaaacgtcaaacagaaaaccaattaaacaaaagtgtgagatggtcgacagtttacgccagcgtcctgttataatttagatagcaaggagcaggcggcgagtttattcaactccaccgagacagcggtgacgctaaccagaaggctagaccgtccaatttccccagccatttacttccggcctacccgaccttctgaggacccggcccacgtagaccgctcaggccgggtcctcaggaggatgcagcccatgaatttggacacgaccaataactggtgcaccaaccatatcttttcttgtgtaaatgtaaatttgtctgttattgtgtaaatacattcgctattgtgtactctacacacacggagagatgccaaactgcctttcactgttcttgtaacagtgacaataaaaagctattctgttctattctattctatatttgcttgatataatgtttacatgtctatttgtttttaaaaatctaccatgactggttggggtgaggtgtatgacaataacaatcaattatttgcagtattggtattcctgaggtaaacctttagtaacagcaaaataactctgccttagctttgtaaaattttcattactaattactgaataaatatttttgctcatgacatctttgataggattttgtaggtcacagaatacctgttgtttgatcgaagttaataattcttttgcagaaagacacagaggacgaagttcgagaggtcatcaggaacaacctacatttacaaggaaaggtaagaaaaggacacaagttacttaaagtatacttacacattatgcctctgggcttagattttgccatggtgtcaggttgttgtcagtttatcttattcttgtgaaagtaatgtcaaaggactggtttaagagaaattcttcaaatctggcacaaggatgaagtgattcgattttgatggtcggtgggcaaactcgcaaaatttagagtcaagtactcagattcagtttaaatttcacacaaatctagagtaagaggacctaaacgaactgatgaacctttatgtccataagataaataaggctacttcacagtgatatcataggttatccgaaagatatagaataggaaattcaatctgtcaacaagtgattgaaggaactctatcactccacatagcccctatcccactaacatcactaaactcgtctgtacgggagagtacaggctgtatcaaaaagaatcattcgatttcaaagtgctttcattctgcagccattcacccggaacaattgcattacaacagcagtggctgcagtgactacagtgaactaTGGGATGACGTATTTCATTGATTATTCATAaacattgaacattttgtatgtaaaactttatattcagccatgtattttaaatttagtgtaagcttaaaatacagccttttgaaagtgtatgatttattttgatacactgtatattccagagtcatatgtgaagccatctacttgacagctaaagcttcacccacactgggtcaggaaacaggacaatgatcccaaacacaccagcaggagaaagaactgaatctgaagttatagagtgactgaaatactgaaagtagcaggaccttaagagtgctgtgcgtaaatgaatggcttcaaacctaaatcaactgaagcaacgttataaacaagggtgggccaaaattctgccacaatgattttaaagactTACGAAGTCATAAAAAACAACCAATTCAAGTTATTGCCAGCAAGGTAGttatacaagctactgaatcatgagctttacatgtggtgtttctgtgttttggcttttgttttgttaaagtcgagacagatgtaaaccagttggtagatgttggttggtactatatatttatatattcacaaaggtgcttaaccttgtgaatgggccaatagagtcatgcatttcctctgtgtgtcttacaaagtcagaggacccagcaattcgttggcagatggctctgtacagagacctcccaaaccactatgaggatactactgacccagagaagactgtggagagaatcctggatattggtcatgtcctcttccacctggagcaggtctatatattcaagttgagttgattttgcgcatttttgtgccaacgtagagagtatagctttaaggtaccccacggtcctcttaaactagctgattggtcttcattaaagctgaccacatacttctccaggataatatggcttccagatggtaaggtacaccaactaaatatctagtatactgagtggttcagtttgtgtcttcaggtggagcatcctcagcgcagtaagaaggctgtgtggcacaaactgctttcaaacagaggaagagagatgtcgtcgcttgcttcaggatggcaccactctataacttgccaaggtatgttctcaaacacacacacatgtaaaatgaagaagaaatatttaaaattctgcactttattattttcccaccctcatctacagccacacctcggctagtgaggaaaggttgtggatatatgttgcacctacagtgcagccctttataagcagcagaagatgggtagataaacagttattagtcatccatgtatctctctcatactaggcaccgggctgtaaacttgttcctgcagggctatgaaaagtcctggatggagacagaggagcactactttgaagataaactcatagaagacctcgctgtaagttcatttcatttaaaaaaaacaaaacgagtggaattcttctgactactctggaatttttgcttgttttgaaggcaaattatgtgttaatttcttcagtgtatagcagagttttagcactttgtgaatgtgtgttgatttcagaaaccaggtgaacaggagccatctgaggaagaggaggggcagaaacacaaacacatagatcccctgcatcagctcatccagctgttcagcagaacagccctaacagaaaaatggtgtgtattttacacactacctgttaaaagtccctatttttccagttatttgttgcagttcatgtcgttaaagtccaatgaatagcttgaaatggtacaaaggtaagtggtgagctgccagaggttaggttacccaaaactgaaaataatgtacatttcagaattataccaaaaggcctttttcagggacacaacatgggttaacaattcaaagctgttctgcagcagtgaaggttgatcaagccttgaaagctgctgctactaattcctacaggtgttccaacttggattaattccaaccccctctgtctgcataaagcagtgttggtgccatacccttgtgagcatcagctgaacagtactgtactgcagtaagtagtgtgttgctacaaaaatggtgagaaaaagaccattaacagtggaagagagagagaccatcataacacttaaaaatgtaggtctgtcctgacaaagaaagtcaaagtgtcagtgagtacagtttccttcaccatcaaacgcactgagaaacaaactgtgacaggaagaggtctgcagacccaaagacacgactgaatcacaggacaaggttctgagagttaacagcttgtgtgataggcagctcacaggacaacagcttcaagcacatctATCTCAAGGAGCTtcgtgatgtagtcacctgaaatggtttcatttcacaggtgtgcctgtcagggttcatttgtggagtttcttgccttcttaatggggttgggaccatcaggtgtgttgtgcagaagtcaggttggtacacagctgacagccctgtttgacaactgtattaatttataatatggcaacaaccaatgaggtaagtaaagagaaatgacagcccatcagtcagtctgggaaattgctaaaactctgaatgtgtccccaagtgcagtcaggaaaaaacgctatgacaaaactggaccgccccaggaaaggaagaccaagagtcacctctgctgctgaggatacattcatccgagtcccgaggctcagaaatcgcaagttaacagcagctcagattagagcccagatagatgccacacagagctccagtagcagacacatctctacatcaactgttcagagtgtgtgaatcaggcctttatggtcaaatagctgctaagaaaccacgactaaggaaaagcaacaagcagaagagatttgtttgggccaagaaacacaaggagtggacattagaccagtggaaatctgtgctgtggtctgatgagtccaaatctgagatctttgattccacccaccgtgtctttgtgtgacgcagaaaaggtgaacggatggtctccacatgcacggttcccactgtgaagcatggaggaggaggtgtgatggtgtgggagtgctttggtggtgacaccattgctgggatttttttcaaaattgaaggcacactgaaccagcatggctgccacagcatcctgcagcgacatgccatctcatccagtttgtgtttagttggaccgtcatttattttccaacagtacaatgagcccaaacacacctccaggctgtgcgagggctgtttgaccaagaaggagagtgatggaggcctggcctccacagtcacctgacctaaacccaatggagat contains:
- the LOC109198852 gene encoding tonsoku-like protein — encoded protein: MICVTFLTKEKEMEKQKLLYQQARLHDRGAAEMVLQTISASKGCQVSGPWESEDLDSLSELVQDIRLCSQALNKLDRQTLKQSWDRTQSHGHFLDRNSKCLLSATST